GTCCACATTGCCCAAAAGGAGGCCGATCGGCGGCATAATGACATCGGCAACGAGAGAGGTGACGATCGCACCGAATGCTGCGCCGATGATGATGCCGACGGCCATATCTACCATGTTTCCCTTCACGGCAAATTCCTTGAACTCGTTCAGCATATCTCTCCCCCGCAAAAGCCAGACCGTTTTTCAGGGACGGCTTTGGTCGTTGATAATTCCATGATACCACCAAGGGATTCCTTGTCAACAACTACCGAAGTGATTGCCCAAGGGAGCGAAAGGAGGCTGGACCCTTCTATCTATAAAGAAGCGGATGTCGGTCTCCGGAGAGCAGCGGCATGAAGAATATCTATACATGGTCCGACGGTAACGCGGGGTATGAGCTAATACTTCAAGACTTCTTCAATGCCCTTCCTGATCTTCCCGACTGACGGCATATACTCCTCCTCAAGTTTTGGAAGGGGAATGACGGCGTCATACCCTGTGACCCTGATGATAGGACCCTTGAGGTAGAGCATGGCGTCCTCTGCAATTGATGCAGAGATCTCTGCGCCGAAACCCCCTGTCTTGGGCGCTTCGTGGACGACGACGACCCTCCCCGTCTTCTTTACTGATCGATACAGGGTCTCATCATCGAAGGGGTTCAGGGTCATAAGATCGATCACCTCTGCGTCAAAGCCTTCGGACGCCTGGATTGCCCGGTGGAGCATGCTTCCCCACGCAATCACCGTGACTCCACTCCCCTCCCGGACAAGCCTTGCCCTTCCAAGGGGAACGGTATATTCGCCTTCAGGGACATCCTCTCTTACGAGACGGTAAAGCCTTGTCGATTCGAGGTATACCACGGGATCGGGGTCCCTTATGGACGATATCAAGAGGCCCTTCGCATGATAGGGGGTGGAAGGGACCACGACCTTCAGTCCCGGCATATGGCAGAAGAGGGCCTCTGTGCTCTCTGAGTGGAGTTCAGGCGCCCTGATGCCCGCGCCATAGGGTGTCCTGATCACGAGGGGGCAGGAGTATCTCCCCCGTGAACGGGAACGGATCCTCGATGCATGGGTGAATATCTGGTCAAGGGCCGCATAGGTAAATCCCATGAACTGTATCTCGGCGATCGGCCTCAACCCATAGACTGCCATGCCTATCGCAGTCCCTACGATGGCAG
Above is a window of Thermodesulfovibrionales bacterium DNA encoding:
- a CDS encoding alpha-ketoacid dehydrogenase subunit beta, with translation MPRLNMVQAINLALKEEMERDRDVVILGEDVGKDGGVFRVSEGLFEEFGPDRVIDTPLSESAIVGTAIGMAVYGLRPIAEIQFMGFTYAALDQIFTHASRIRSRSRGRYSCPLVIRTPYGAGIRAPELHSESTEALFCHMPGLKVVVPSTPYHAKGLLISSIRDPDPVVYLESTRLYRLVREDVPEGEYTVPLGRARLVREGSGVTVIAWGSMLHRAIQASEGFDAEVIDLMTLNPFDDETLYRSVKKTGRVVVVHEAPKTGGFGAEISASIAEDAMLYLKGPIIRVTGYDAVIPLPKLEEEYMPSVGKIRKGIEEVLKY